The Chitinophagales bacterium genomic sequence AACGGCATTTTTAATGATGAAACGGTTAAGTCTTTACAAACACAGAGCGTGCTGTCTTTTGATTGGCATAAACGATCTCGATAATATAAGTCGCACTTTCCAGCTCTTTGATATTGACCTGGCTTTTTGATCCGATAGTATTTATGTCATGATACACCATATTGCCGGCCA encodes the following:
- a CDS encoding T9SS type A sorting domain-containing protein encodes the protein MDKHLTVYPIASGDMLNIFADNDFGEIRIMDMAGNMVYHDINTIGSKSQVNIKELESATYIIEIVYANQKTARSVFVKT